One Glycine max cultivar Williams 82 chromosome 6, Glycine_max_v4.0, whole genome shotgun sequence DNA segment encodes these proteins:
- the LOC102669177 gene encoding uncharacterized protein Mb2253c-like, which yields MALFEEEVEDKDQDKWIVWFNGTSNALGHGVGAVLVTPDNQCILFTTRLGFDCTNNMAEYEACALKIQVAIEFNVKLLKVYGDSALVIHQLRGEWETRDQKLIPYQAYIKKLMEFFDDISFHHIPRKKNQMADALVTLASMFQLTPHGDLPYIEFKCHGKPTHCCLIEEEQDGKSWYFNIKRYIEDKEYLGRLLTTTRGLCED from the coding sequence atggccttgttcgaggaagaggtggAAGATAAAGATCAGGAtaagtggatcgtgtggttcAATGGCACGTCCAATGCCCTAGGCCATGGAGTTGGGGCAGTTTTGGTCACTCCCGACAATCAATGCATACTCTTCACGACAAGGTTGGGTTTCGATTGTACAAATAACATGGCTGAATACGAGGCATGCGCTCTCAAAATCCAAGTGGCAATTGAATTCAACGTCAAATTGCTCAAAGTATATGGAGACTCAGCCTTGGTGATCCATCaattgagaggagaatgggagacCAGGGATCAAAAATTGATACCCTATCAGGCCTACATCAAGAAACTGATGGAGTTCTTCGATGATATCTCCTTCCACCACATTCCCAGAAAGAAGAATCAAATGGCCGATGCGCTCGTCACTTTAGCATCCATGTTTCAGCTAACCCCGCACGGGGACTTGCCATACATCGAGTTCAAATGTCATGGAAAGCCCACACATTGCTGCTTGATAGAAGAAGAGCAAGATGGCAAATCATGGTACTTCAACATTAAGCGATACATCGAGGATAAGGAGTACCTAGGGAGGCTTCTGACAACGACAAGAGGACTTTGCGAAGATTAG
- the LOC102659944 gene encoding uncharacterized protein — protein sequence MMAKSSILSIFITLLQLLMVLCLSAAYKNFIEESSIVYTYDRVAEIEKHCNPYLTSSSKSIPDENRGYTLQTELSFTNGDWNQENGGFPLMPFDESDLQGHRIHHGTDPLQLVSFQVQDTNVAHQFENASVNVGGILSLAISRNTTFYPSLRSPSFTMIPGFSILTVVFEGVYFESGQDRLLCLLGNTALPISEPHVENWDIANSHWPGYSHLPHLLQDDQILLLLRYPQTFNLTSRAIKGEIRSISKHGSLKYFDDVHISSQLSRYSEYQFSPELMPRSCEDKHLCQEDLAQYDALTFSGYEFCRTLQSISEPFNVVPHNKFTDRYAYQSKVRPHQPGKEFGFGNWRLNHENFRLILQHVICEEEPRNHNIKNARISATLRLFPTSIPEDTARDRTGLSNLTLLAEGTWDSSSGKLCMIGCAGEVDPILEDCNYQIFLYFPRVYSIKQRSLMLGSISNIANETNMFFPLLINYAPRPVFLHLSHGPCGSHLSYNYSMIQLATSIRRRDQSSKFRLLKQSSFLKYPALDDEQDVLASQLRFLSANLIFDAFAICKHCSDKHNSRVFIHMDVFSLGPYVPWLRKDDGSKKQVETEKLTSIQILNISLHLIFNEGSSVFTIKQYRHLSPLFLEGVYDQLAGQMSLIGCRMVSNVSTNVGHGLDCLVDVKVQYPPLTGRWLKNPSVEMTITSQRHENDPLHFNAVTLQTDIIPYLKHHDDVAFRKLCDGVLRMLTSCALVGIILSQLSYMNRNVASIPHISLVMVAEQILGYGAELFGDTEILVESSHDLHDNKHMLNPIEIMTRLLVLIALLLTIRLYKKVSQAKKRQNAYGSAKEKRLPQHKNVVLWNFKVHIVVCLVLTGLLAIEPSLRNNLRSLSLIDFLLLSGILIRQAHILCAQDLFLVPQALEKSVWQRKVKPLRKMYYVGLTLLRLILFSYDYIRDPILDPYSDNGEFNRMRSIFYPIYGITGAAVPIIMVLVATVVHIQQRSNIQKSF from the coding sequence ATGATGGCCAAATCTTCAATTCTAAGCATTTTTATTACTTTGCTACAACTGCTTATGGTCCTCTGTTTGTCCGCTGCTTACAAGAATTTCATAGAGGAGTCTTCAATAGTTTATACATACGATCGTGTTGCTGAAATTGAGAAACACTGTAATCCATATCTTACTTCATCATCCAAGTCAATTCCTGATGAAAATAGAGGCTACACACTTCAAACAGAACTCTCTTTCACTAATGGAGATTGGAATCAGGAGAATGGCGGTTTCCCTTTGATGCCGTTCGATGAAAGTGACTTGCAAGGGCATAGGATCCATCATGGAACAGATCCATTACAACTTGTTTCATTCCAAGTGCAGGATACCAATGTAGCTCATCAATTTGAAAACGCTTCAGTTAATGTTGGAGGGATATTGTCCTTAGCCATATCTAGAAATACTACATTTTACCCTTCTCTTCGGTCGCCGTCTTTTACCATGATTCCTGGTTTCTCCATCCTCACTGTTGTCTTTGAAGGGGTCTATTTTGAAAGTGGGCAAGATCGTTTATTGTGTCTTTTGGGGAACACAGCTTTACCCATATCAGAACCCCATGTTGAAAATTGGGACATAGCCAATAGCCATTGGCCTGGTTATAGCCACCTGCCACATCTTTTGCAAGATGATCAGATTTTGCTTCTTCTTAGGTACCCTCAGACATTCAATTTGACTAGCAGGGCTATAAAGGGTGAAATTAGAAGCATAAGCAAACATGGAAGCTTGAAGTACTTTGATGATGTTCATATTTCTTCTCAGCTGAGTCGGTATTCCGAATATCAGTTTAGTCCTGAATTGATGCCAAGATCTTGTGAAGATAAACACCTTTGTCAAGAGGATTTGGCACAATATGATGCGCTCACATTCAGTGGCTATGAGTTTTGCAGAACTCTCCAAAGTATATCAGAACCTTTCAATGTTGTCCCGCATAATAAGTTCACTGATAGGTATGCTTACCAAAGCAAAGTAAGACCTCACCAACCAGGAAAGGAATTTGGCTTTGGTAACTGGAGATTGAACCATGAAAATTTCAGGCTTATCTTGCAGCATGTAATATGTGAGGAGGAACCTAGaaatcataatataaaaaatgcaagAATTTCAGCAACACTGAGACTGTTTCCTACGTCCATTCCAGAAGACACTGCAAGAGATAGAACAGGCCTCTCCAACCTTACTTTGTTAGCTGAGGGGACATGGGATTCCTCAAGTGGGAAACTATGCATGATTGGGTGCGCTGGTGAAGTTGATCCTATTTTGGAAGATTGTAACTATCAGATATTCTTGTACTTTCCACGAGTGTACTCCATCAAGCAGAGAAGTCTCATGCTGGGGAGTATATCCAACATTGCAAATGAAACAAACATGTTCTTCCCTCTGCTGATTAATTATGCACCGCGTCCGGTGTTTCTTCATTTGAGTCATGGTCCGTGCGGTTCTCACTTATCATATAATTACTCAATGATCCAGCTAGCAACTTCAATTAGAAGGAGAGACCAGTCATCAAAATTCAGACTTCTCAAGCAATCATCATTCTTGAAGTATCCAGCTTTGGATGATGAACAAGATGTACTTGCTTCTCAGCTTCGTTTTCTTTCCGCGAATCTCATTTTTGATGCATTTGCAATTTGCAAGCATTGCTCAGACAAACATAACTCAAGGGTCTTCATCCATATGGATGTGTTTTCTTTAGGTCCATATGTACCCTGGCTGCGTAAAGATGATGGATCAAAGAAACAAGTAGAAACTGAAAAACTCACTAGTATCCAAATTCTCAATATCTCATTGCATCTTATATTCAATGAAGGATCTTCAGTGTTTACAATCAAGCAATATAGACATTTGTCACCTTTATTCTTGGAAGGTGTATATGATCAACTAGCTGGTCAAATGTCTCTAATTGGTTGCAGAATGGTTTCAAATGTCAGCACCAATGTTGGACATGGCCTAGATTGTCTCGTGGATGTTAAGGTTCAGTACCCTCCTTTAACTGGAAGatggctgaaaaatccttctgTTGAAATGACTATTACTAGCCAAAGGCATGAAAATGACCCTCTTCATTTTAATGCTGTGACTCTTCAGACAGACATTATTCCATACTTAAAGCATCACGATGATGTGGCCTTCAGAAAACTCTGTGATGGAGTTCTTAGGATGCTGACTTCATGTGCTCTTGTAGGAATCATCTTAAGCCAACTCAGTTACATGAACAGAAACGTGGCTTCCATTCCTCACATATCTCTTGTCATGGTTGCTGAACAAATTCTTGGTTATGGTGCTGAGTTGTTTGGGGATACTGAGATACTTGTTGAATCATCTCATGATCTTCATGATAATAAACACATGTTGAATCCCATAGAAATCATGACAAGGCTTCTTGTGCTGATTGCCTTGCTTCTCACTATAAGGCTGTACAAGAAGGTGTCACAAGCTAAGAAAAGACAAAACGCTTATGGATCTGCTAAGGAAAAGCGCCTACCCCAACATAAGAATGTTGTTTTATGGAACTTCAAGGTTCACATTGTTGTGTGTCTTGTGCTAACAGGTCTACTTGCAATTGAGCCTTCTCTCAGAAACAATTTAAGGTCTCTAAGCTTGATAGATTTTCTTCTTCTGTCTGGCATCTTGATTCGACAAGCGCATATCCTTTGTGCTCAAGACCTTTTTCTGGTTCCTCAAGCTCTTGAGAAGTCTGTGTGGCAAAGAAAAGTTAAACCTCTGAGGAAAATGTACTATGTTGGACTCACATTGCTAAGGCTAATTCTCTTTTCCTATGACTACATCAGAGACCCTATTCTAGATCCATACTCTGATAATGGTGAGTTCAACAGAATGAGGTCAATTTTCTATCCAATTTATGGTATCACTGGTGCAGCAGTTCCCATCATTATGGTTTTAGTTGCAACTGTTGTCCACATTCAACAAAGAAGCAACATTCAGAAATCATTCTGA
- the LOC100806010 gene encoding pentatricopeptide repeat-containing protein At5g55740, chloroplastic has protein sequence MACLAPSHPPQTLTPNQFSLTHFSSLCKHGRIREAVNSLTQMHSLNLHVGPAIYGTLLQGCVYERALPLALQLHADVIKRGPTFALNDFVISKLVILYAKCGASEPATRLFRDSPSPNVFSWAAIIGLHTRTGFCEEALFGYIKMQQDGLPPDNFVLPNVLKACGVLKWVRFGKGVHAFVVKTIGLKECVYVATSLVDMYGKCGAVEDAGKVFDEMSERNDVTWNSMVVTYAQNGMNQEAIRVFREMRLQGVEVTLVALSGFFTACANSEAVGEGRQGHGLAVVGGLELDNVLGSSIMNFYFKVGLIEEAEVVFRNMAVKDVVTWNLVVAGYAQFGMVEKALEMCCVMREEGLRFDCVTLSALLAVAADTRDLVLGMKAHAYCVKNDFEGDVVVSSGIIDMYAKCGRMDCARRVFSCVRKKDIVLWNTMLAACAEQGLSGEALKLFFQMQLESVPPNVVSWNSLIFGFFKNGQVAEARNMFAEMCSSGVMPNLITWTTMMSGLVQNGFGSGAMMVFREMQDVGIRPNSMSITSALSGCTSMALLKHGRAIHGYVMRRDLSQSIHIITSIMDMYAKCGSLDGAKCVFKMCSTKELYVYNAMISAYASHGQAREALVLFKQMEKEGIVPDHITLTSVLSACSHGGLMKEGIKVFKYMVSELQMKPSEEHYGCLVKLLANDGQLDEALRTILTMPSHPDAHILGSLLTACGQNNDIELADYIAKWLLKLDPDNSGNYVALSNVYAAVGKWDKVSNLRGLMKEKGLRKIPGCSWIEVGQELHVFIASDRSHPKTEEIYVTLDLLGFEMH, from the coding sequence ATGGCTTGTCTTGCCCCCTCACACCCACCCCAAACCCTCACACCAAACCAATTCTCACTCACCCACTTCTCCTCCCTCTGCAAACACGGCCGAATCCGCGAAGCCGTGAACTCCCTCACCCAAATGCACTCCCTCAACCTCCATGTGGGCCCCGCCATCTATGGCACCCTCCTCCAGGGCTGCGTCTACGAGCGAGCCCTCCCTCTCGCTCTTCAGCTCCACGCTGATGTCATCAAAAGGGGCCCCACATTTGCCTTAAACGACTTCGTCATTTCCAAGCTCGTCATCCTCTACGCCAAATGCGGCGCCTCCGAACCCGCCACGCGCCTCTTCCGCGACTCGCCGAGCCCGAACGTGTTCTCCTGGGCAGCCATTATCGGCCTCCACACCCGAACGGGCTTCTGCGAAGAAGCCCTTTTCGGTTACATCAAAATGCAGCAAGACGGGTTGCCACCAGACAATTTTGTTCTCCCCAATGTTCTGAAGGCGTGCGGGGTTCTTAAGTGGGTTAGGTTTGGGAAAGGGGTTCACGCGTTTGTTGTGAAGACGATTGGATTGAAGGAATGTGTTTATGTAGCTACTAGTCTGGTTGATATGTATGGGAAATGTGGGGCCGTGGAGGATGCGGGGAAGGTGTTTGATGAAATGTCTGAGAGAAACGACGTCACGTGGAACTCCATGGTTGTGACCTACGCCCAGAACGGGATGAACCAGGAGGCAATTCGGGTGTTTCGGGAGATGAGGCTGCAGGGAGTGGAGGTGACTTTAGTTGCCTTGTCGGGGTTTTTCACGGCGTGCGCGAATTCGGAGGCAGTTGGAGAAGGAAGACAAGGGCATGGACTTGCTGTTGTGGGAGGGTTGGAGTTGGATAATGTTTTGGGGAGCTCGATTATGAACTTCTACTTTAAGGTTGGGCTGATTGAGGAGGCTGAGGTGGTTTTTCGAAACATGGCAGTCAAGGATGTGGTGACGTGGAACTTGGTTGTGGCAGGGTATGCACAGTTTGGGATGGTTGAGAAGGCGCTCGAGATGTGTTGTGTGATGAGAGAAGAGGGTTTGAGGTTTGACTGTGTGACGTTGTCTGCTTTGTTGGCTGTTGCTGCTGATACAAGGGATTTAGTATTGGGTATGAAAGCGCACGCGTATTGCGTTAAGAATGATTTTGAGGGCGATGTGGTTGTTTCGAGTGGGATCATTGATATGTACGCGAAGTGTGGGAGGATGGATTGTGCGAGAAGAGTTTTCAGCTGTGTGAGAAAGAAGGATATTGTGTTGTGGAATACGATGTTGGCTGCTTGTGCTGAGCAAGGTCTGAGTGGCGAGGCCTTGAAGTTGTTCTTTCAGATGCAGCTGGAGAGTGTGCCTCCGAATGTAGTTTCGTGGAATTCTCTGATTTTTGGTTTCTTTAAAAATGGTCAGGTTGCTGAGGCTAGAAACATGTTTGCAGAAATGTGCTCCTCTGGTGTGATGCCTAATTTGATCACATGGACGACGATGATGTCTGGTTTGGTTCAGAATGGTTTTGGTTCTGGTGCTATGATGGTTTTCAGGGAAATGCAGGATGTGGGAATCAGACCTAATAGCATGAGCATAACTTCTGCTCTCTCGGGTTGCACAAGTATGGCATTGTTGAAGCATGGAAGGGCGATTCATGGGTATGTTATGAGGCGTGATCTGTCTCAATCTATTCATATCATAACTTCTATAATGGATATGTATGCTAAATGTGGAAGTTTGGATGGTGCAAAGTGTGTTTTCAAAATGTGTTCAACAAAGGAGTTGTATGTGTATAATGCAATGATATCTGCATATGCATCACATGGTCAAGCTCGAGAAGCCCTTGTGCTTTTTAAAcaaatggagaaagaaggaataGTGCCTGATCACATAACCCTTACTAGTGTGTTGTCAGCATGCAGCCATGGGGGATTGATGAAGGAAGGCATAAAGGTTTTCAAATATATGGTCTCTGAACTCCAAATGAAACCGAGTGAGGAACATTATGGTTGTTTGGTCAAACTTCTTGCCAACGATGGCCAGTTGGATGAAGCTCTTAGGACAATTTTGACGATGCCAAGCCATCCAGATGCACATATATTAGGATCTCTGCTTACGGCTTGTGGACAAAATAATGATATTGAACTTGCAGATTATATAGCAAAATGGTTGTTGAAATTAGACCCAGATAATTCAGGGAATTATGTGGCTCTTTCGAATGTATATGCAGCTGTAGGAAAATGGGATAAAGTGTCTAATTTAAGGGGTTTAATGAAAGAAAAGGGTCTAAGAAAGATTCCTGGGTGTAGCTGGATTGAAGTTGGACAAGAACTTCATGTATTTATTGCTAGCGATAGATCACACCCCAAGACGGAGGAGATTTATGTGACATTGGATTTGTTGGGATTTGAAATGCATTAA